The Dioscorea cayenensis subsp. rotundata cultivar TDr96_F1 chromosome 7, TDr96_F1_v2_PseudoChromosome.rev07_lg8_w22 25.fasta, whole genome shotgun sequence genome includes a region encoding these proteins:
- the LOC120265118 gene encoding monothiol glutaredoxin-S3-like, whose protein sequence is MEQLLMVAMEEEGPKQIVEGSIVVIVGKRGCYMSYVAQRLLEELKAYLRMCEVSLGFAAKTTLMHNIGKILSGDDKTLVAPLFPVVYIGGKLVESLDQLIAIHVFVELIPLLKTTGVIWL, encoded by the coding sequence ATGGAGCAATTGTTGATGGtagcaatggaagaagaaggTCCGAAGCAAATTGTGGAGGGAAGTATAGTGGTGATTGTAGGTAAAAGGGGTTGTTATATGAGTTATGTTGCTCAGAGATTGTTGGAAGAGTTGAAAGCTTATTTAAGGATGTGTGAAGTTAGTCTAGGGTTTGCAGCGAAGACAACATTAATGCATAATATCGGAAAGATTCTTAGTGGAGATGATAAGACTTTGGTTGCACCATTGTTTCCAGTGGTATACATTGGGGGGAAATTGGTTGAGAGTTTGGATCAGCTTATAGCTATTCATGTCTTTGTCGAGCTTATTCCCCTGTTGAAAACAACTGGTGTTATTTGGCTTTGA